The Myroides phaeus DNA segment TTATTTATAAGGAATTGATAGGAATGGCGACGTTATTAGGTAAAAAAGAACGTGCTGAAGAAATTGTTACTTATATCAGAGCAGAGGTAGCAAAAATGCAAACAGCTAAGTTCGAGAATCCTAAAACAGCTTATTACGCTTGGTCTAAAGGGCGTGTGTTATCAACTTCAGGAAAGGGTACTTTAATGGATTTAGCAATTAATTTGTCTGGAGCAGTAAATGCTTGTCCTTTAGAAATGGAGGCGCCAAATGTAGGAGCTGAGACTTTGTACAAATGGAATCCAGATATCATTATCCTTTGGGACTCAAGTCAAAATGATGTGTATAGTTTGAAAGAATTAGAAAACTTGCCAGCAGTTAAAAACAAACACGTATATGAAATGTACCCAACATTCTATTACGACCCCCACACAGTTAAGTTTTTACTGTTTGCTAAGCAAGTGCGCAACTGGTGTTACAACGAAAAATCGGCAGATGAGCTGAATGTTGAAATACAAGAAGTGTTGAAAGAGCTATATAAAACGAATAATTAGTTAGATAAATAGAATATGGGGAATAAGCTAAAAGTAGCGTTATTATGGGTAGTTCCTATCGTTTTAGTCATAGGTTCACTGTTGTTAGGTTCAACAGAAAACCTGAGTCTAAGCGAGTTGCTACACTATGCTGGGCGAATGTTTGCACGTTGGCAAGGGCAGGATATAGCTACAAGTCCAATCGAGACTATTTTATGGAAGGTAAGAATGCCACGTATCATCTTGACTTTTTTAGTAGGGGCTTCTTTAGCGTCTGCTGGTGGTGTATTACAAGCCATTTTTAGAAACCCAATTGTAGATCCTTTTACGTTAGGTATCTCCTCTGGGGCTGCTTTTGGAGCGGCGTTGGCAATGCTTTTTCCCTTTATGTCTATTAACTTATCTGCTTTTGCCTTTGGTGTGTGTGCTGTTTTAATGACGTATGGTGTTTCCTATGCTGGTAGTCGTACTTCAATTGTAAGTATGGTGTTGTCAGGAATTATCATTTCCGGAATTTTCACAGCTTTGCTAACGCTATTGCAATATTTAAGTGATCCGTATAAGTTGCAAGCGATTATACAATGGACAATGGGTAATTTACACACGGCCTCTTGGTCAAAAGTAAATATGGCTGTTTATCCTATTGTAATCGGACTGGCGGTGATCGTCTTTTTAAGATGGAAGCTTAACTTATTGTCGTTAGGAGACAACGAAGCACTGGCGGTAGGGGTTAATCCAAAAGTATTAAAGCTGGTGTTAATTGCCGTATCTACTATGATTACAGCTTCGTCTGTAGCTGCAGTAGGTGTAATTAGCTTGTTTGGATTAATTGTACCTCATATCAGTAGAATGATTTTCGGACCAGATAACAGTATTTGTGTTTGGGCAAATATTAGTATAGGGGGAGCATTCTTATTGGTAATTGATGATTTTTCAAGGGCTATAATGCCGTTTGAGATACCTGTAGGCGTATTTACAATGTTGATTGGAGCACCTATTTTTATCTACTTAATGAAGAAAAGTTTAATGAATTGGAACGGATGAGCAGTATAATTTCAATAAAAGACTTGAGTTTTTCGTACGGAAAAGAACAAGTGTTGAGCAAGGTAAATGTTCAGTTTGCAAAAGGAGAGTTTTCTATTATTCTGGGTAGAAATGGTAGTGGTAAATCAACGCTGTTTAATGTGTTAGCAGGGTTGGAACAAAAATATACTGGTGAAATTATCATTGGTGATACGGAGAGAAGAAAGATTAAACCAGGACAACAACAAGGAATTCGCCTTGGGTTTTTAACACAGTTTCACCAAACGACCTTTCCTTTTAAAGTGAAAGACGTGATTCTGACTGGTCGTGCTTCTTTTTCTAAGTTTTCACCCAGTGTGGAGGACCACCAAGCGGTAGAAGATGTGTTGAATCAGTTTGACTTATCCCACTTGAAAGACAAGGCATATACGTCATTGTCTGGGGGAGAGCGACAATTGGTTTTACTGTGCCGCGTATTGGTTCAAAAACCAGATGTATTGTTGTTAGATGAACCAACGAATCACTTAGACTTACATTATCAAGTAGCTGTATTAGAGTGTGTACGTGCCTTGGTAGATCAAGGGACTACGGTACTTTGTGTGATGCACGACCCCAATATGGCATTTATGTATGGTGATAAGTTTTACTTAACGGAGAACAAGCGCCTTTTAGACGTAAATACGTGTGAACAAGAAGAATTGCACGAGTTACTTGAAAAGACGTATAAGTTGCCGTTGACGTATTTACAGAATAATGGGCGACCATTATATGTTCCTTCAAGAAAGAAATAAGATGGAAAAAATACAAGTTAGCAAAGTAACGCAGGCAGACGCTCAGGAGATATTACAATACGTAATAGAATTTAGAAAAGGGTTGTTTCCTATGCTCGACCCTGCTAAAGTACCGGGCGACTTAGCCAATTTTAACGAGGTGTATATCAATAACCCTAAGGGTGTTTTTTTACAAGCTCGCGATGAACAAGGAAACTTAATTGGCGTAATAGGAATGATGGAATACGATCATCGTTTTCCGTATTTAGATTACAGTCAATATACTACAGTAGAAGTAGCTCGCTTATTTGTGGAGCCTGCTTATAGACGTAAGAAAATAGCACAACTCTTGGTTGACGAACTTAAAAAAGTTGCTATTGACAAGGGCATCAATATGTTGTACCTACACACACATCCGTTTTTGACTGGCGCTTTTGAGTTCTGGCAAAAACAAGGATTCCGCTTGATTAAGGATGCAGAAGAAGGAGGTTTCTCTACGCTTCACATGGAGCATCCACTGTAAAAAAGAAACAACAAAAACCACTAAATAGATGAAACAAAAATCACTTTTTTGGAAGTTATCAATCCTATTGGTATTTCTTCCCATGATTTCTATTGCCCAAGTTTCCGAAACTGTTTTCGGAGTAATTTTAAATGGAAAGGGTAAGCCTATTGCAGATGTATTGGTTGCAGCACCACAAAAAGCGCTGATGACAGAAAGCAATGACAAAGGGGAGTTCCGCTTTGGAGATAAAGTTGAGTTGCCAGTTGATATTGAATTAACGGCAATTGGATACAAAACAAAAGTTGTAACACTAAAAGAAGGAGTTTACAGTGCGGATAAAGGGATGAGTATCACTTTAGAAGACGATAAACAACAATTAGATGAGGTATTGGTAACAATCCGCCGTGATAATTCGTACTTGACAAATAGTACTGTATTAGGAGGGAAGTTTAGCGGTAAGTTGAAAGACTTAGCACAGTCAGTATCCGTTGTTTCAAGTGAGTTGATGGAAGATAAACAAGCGTTTCAAGTAACCGATGTGGTACAAGATTTAGCAGGTGTAACACAAGCATCTTCTTATGATGAATTTGTTGTACGTGGGTTTAAATCAGGATACGACAATGGGATGCGTTTGATGAACGGACTTCGTTCTGCTTACGGATTTGGAGAGAGTTACTACCGTTCACCGATGACAATCAACTTAGAAAGTGTTGAGGTGTTAAAAGGACCTGGAGCTTCGTTATTTGGAGATATTTCACCTGGTGGAACAATCAATATGGTTACTAAAAAACCGTTAGAAGAACACAAAGGATTAGTTACGATAGCTGCCGGAAGTTTTCAAACATTGAGAACAACGTTAGACGTAGGTGGTCCATTAGATAAAGAAAAGAGAATATTATACCGTTTGAACGCTGGTTATGAGGATTCTAAAACATTTAGAGATATCAATAACCGCAAGAACTTTGCTGTAGCACCATCGTTTACCTTCAAACCAGTTGACGGAACACAGATTGATGTAGATTTAATCTTTGACCAGTTTAACGGGTATTTGGATAGAGGAATGAGCATCAAAGGAAAAGATTTGTACGCTTTACCTCAATCGTTTACGTTGAGCCAACCGTCAGATTTCTTTAAAACGAAAACAACTACGTTAAGTGGTCGTTTATCACAACGCATCGTTGATAATTTAAACTTATATGTAAACTATCAAAAGTCTATCTATCAAGAGGATTTGAACGAACATAGAACGTTGAACTCTTTTGCAGATGAGGCACAGACTATTGTGAACTTGCGTTATTTTGACCGTCACGGGAAAGAGTACACAGACAACTTAGTATCTTATTTAAAATGGGATATTTACGGTAAAAACTTTGATAACCACATTGTGTTTGGTGTTGATTACGCTCAGTATAAAGGAGATAAAAACAGCTGGCAACGTGAGGCGAGAACAAAAGAAGTAGATGGAAAGATTGTTCCGTTGACATTTGATACAAACAACCCAGTGTACCAAGGAGCAGATACAAGTACGTATGTGTGGAGATCAAACTCTCAGTACCCATTTATGAGTCCGTATAAAAGTACAGGAATTTACGTACAAGACCAGATGAGTATTGGTGAGCGTTTCAAAATGGTATTAGGATTGCGTCACGAAAATTACAGATCAGAAAGTACAAACTTAAACGACGATTACACAGCAACACAAAACGTGTGGTTGCCAAGAGTTGGAATGACGTATAAGATTAATGAGCAAATCAACTACTTTGCAAGTTACTCACAAGGATACGTACCAGTAGCGGCAAACTTTGTAGTGAACCACAAAGATTACGGTTCAGATACTCCGTTTAAAGCAGAGCGTAGTTTCCAAGTAGAAACAGGAGCAAAAGCAGGGTTTTTAAATAACCAATTGCAAATGGACTTGTCTTTGTTTAGAATTGAAAGACAAAATATGTTGATTGGAACAGGGCGTGTAAGCGATGCAGGATTACCAGTGTACAGACAATCAGGAAAGGTTGTGTCTCAAGGAGTTGAGTTAGACGTACGTGGACAAATTACGAAAGAGTTTCAGGTGATGGCAAACTATACCTTTAACGACACCAAAGTAAAAGACTCTGAGATTCCGTCAGAAGTAGGACAATCACTACCAGGAGCACCAAGAAATTCGGCAAGCGTTTGGATGAAATACGTTTTCTCAGACACTGCGTTAAAAGGATTAGGATTTGGAGCAGGTGTGTACTACGTTGACCAAAGAAGATTAAGTGATAGTTCAGAAAAGAACGCACAAGGAGAAGCAGTTTGGGGGTATTTACCATCATACACAACAGCTAACGTAGCCTTGTACTATCACATCAATAAATTTAAAGTAGCTGTGAATGTAAATAACGTATTTGACAAATATTACTTCTTAGGAGGATTTGACTACACACGTGTATTTGCAGGAGCACCGAGAAACGTAATGGTTTCTTTAGGATATAACTTTTAGTTAGCTTGGCCGAAAGGTCAGACAGATTTTTAATTTTTAATTGCATATTTTAAGCAGTGGTGGGCGTTTGCCTGCTGCTGCTTTTTATTTTAAAAAGGTATCTACAAAAGAATATTTGTTACAAGAGAAAGGTACTTTTAAAACGCGATAACCAATTCATTTAAAAAGCAAATAAAAGGCGTTGTACTAAAAGTAGTGAATTAGATTAAAAGATGAGTTTTTAGTAAAATGAACTATAAGGTTTTGTAGAAACTTCTTACGAGGTGTATTTTTACTTAATTTTTTATAATTAATTCCCAATATGTACCTAAAAAAAGGAAATAGCACGTTTCTTGTTGGTCAAAAAAAGTCATTTACGCGAAGTAAAAAAGGCAATATTTCTCGTAATGCCAAGTATATCAGGGTTGTTAGGCTTTTTTAAAACAGAAAAACGGAAAATAAAAAACAAAAAAAAAGTGATAAAAACCTATTTTATGGTAGTATAGTCAAGATTTGTGCTATCAGCATAGTACTTGTCGGTTTTATCTTTGTACTTATAATTTCAGTAGAATAAACAACAACAAAATCTTGTATGAAAGAGATAATTTATTTTATCGTTTTAAGTTTCTCTCTTCTTTGTTTTGGTTTGACATCAACTAACCAAAACAGAGGAGGCGTACGAGGTGAAGTAAACTCTGCTGTACAATTTTCGACAACAAAGGTTTCTTCGGAACACATATATAAAATAAGCCAACATCCCCACGTTGGTATCGAACTTGAATTAAGTGAAGATACAAACACAGCAGAATTTATCGGATTATTGATAGAGAACGCTTTGGCTTATTTCTTTTTTAACAATGTAGATTACTCTCCAAGAGGACTTCCTAATGGGCAGAATGAACAGTGTGCTCACTTACTGCAGTATAGAGCCAAGTACATCCTGTACCATTCTTTTAAACTACCTATCGCATAATCACTATTTAGTGATCCTTAGGTCTTTGACACTCATTGTGTTAAAGAATACTTATCTATGAAAATTTTAAGCTAATCGGCATCGTTTATGATGTTGGTTAAGATAACTATTGTTCAATTTTAAATAAATTCTGTATGCACTTAGTACCAAGAGAAACAGAGAAATTGTTATTGCATTTAGCAGGAGAACTTGCTAAAAAGCGTAAAGCAAGAGGGTTGAAATTAAACTACCCTGAGTCAATTGCCTTCATTAGTAGCGAATTATTAGAAGCTGCACGTGATGGAAGATCAGTTGCTGAATTAATGCAATTCGGAGCTACTTTATTAACACGTGATGACGTAATGGAAGGAATTCCAGAAATGATCCACGATGTTCAAATCGAAGCTACTTTCCCAGACGGAACAAAATTAGTAACTGTTCACAATCCTATTCGTTAATTTAAAAATTAGTAAAAATGATTCCAGGAGAATATTTTATTAGAGAAGAAGATGTTGTATGCAACGAAGGTAGAGAGATTACTAAAATCGTTGTAGTTAACACAGGAGATAGACCAATTCAAGTTGGTTCACACTACCATTTTTTTGAAGTAAATAAGATGATGGAGTTTGACAGAGCAGCTGCTTTCGGAAAACGCTTAAACATTATTGCAAGTACTGCTGTTCGTTTTGAACCAGGAGAAGAAAAAGAAGTTGCACTTGTGCCATACGCAGGTTTAAGAAAAATCTACGGACACAATGATTTAGCAAACGGAGAGACAATCTCAGAAGAAGCTAAAATTGCAGCAGTTAAAAAAATGGAGAAAAATCACTTTAAAAACAAAAAATCATGAGTTTAAACGTAAGTAGAGTAAACTACAGCGCTATATTCGGACCTACAGTGGGTGATAAAGTGCGTTTAGGTGACACAGATATTATCATTGAAGTTGAAAAAGACTTCTCAAGTTACGGAGATGAAGTAAAATTTGGTGGAGGTAAAACTGTAAGAGATGGTATGTTACAGTCATCTAATCACATGGCTGAGGAAGGTGTACTTGATATGGTTATCACAGGAGTTCTTATCATTGACCACTGGGGAATTGTAAAAGGAGATATCGGTATCAAAGGTGGAAAAATCGTTGGTGTTGGTAGAGCTGGTAACCCAGACACAATGGACGGTGTAACTGAAAATATGATCATCGGAGCATCTACAGAAGTTCACGGTGGAGCTGGATACATTATGACTCCAGGAGGTATTGATACACACATTCACTACATCAGCCCAACACAAATTGAAACTGCGCTTTTCAGTGGTGTAACTACAATGATCGGTGGTGGTACAGGACCAGCAGATGGAACTAACGCAACTACTGTTACTCCAGGTAAATGGAATATGAAACGTATGTTACAAGCAGTTGATGGATTGCCAATGAACTTTGGTTTCTTTGGAAAAGGAAACGTAGGAGCAGAGCAACCAATCATCGAGCAAATCGAAGCTGGAGCATTAGGAGTTAAGATCCACGAAGACTGGGGAGCAACTCCTGCTACAATTGACAGAGCGTTATCAGTTGCTGATAAATACGATGTTCAGGTAGCTATCCACACAGATACATTAAACGAAGCTGGTTTCTTAGAAGACACAATGCAAGCGATTAATGGACGTGTTATTCACACTTTCCACACTGAAGGAGCTGGTGGAGGTCACGCACCTGATATCATCAAAGCAGCAATGTACCCTAACGTATTACCTGCTTCTACAAACCCAACTCGTCCGTTTACAAAAAATACAATTGACGAGCACTTAGATATGCTTATGGTATGTCACCACTTAAGCAAAAATATCCCTGAGGATGTTGCTTTCGCTGACTCTCGTATCCGTCCTGAAACTATTGCAGCTGAGGATATCTTACAAGATCACGGTGTATTCAGTATTATGAGTTCTGACTCTCAAGCAATGGGTCGTGTTGGTGAGGTTATCACAAGAACGTGGCAAACTGCTGATAAGATGAAAAAACAAACTGGATTCTTACCAGAAGATGAAAGTGCTGAAAACGATAACTACAGAGCAAAAAGATACGTTGCTAAATATACTATCAACCCTGCAATTGCTCACGGTATTTCTAACTACATCGGATCTATCGAACCAGGTAAAATTGCCGATATGGTACTTTGGAAACCAGCTTTATTTGGAGCTAAACCAGAGATGATTATCAAAGGTGGTATGATTGTAGCTTCTAAAATGGGAGACGCTAACGCATCTATCCCTACGCCACAACCAATCATCATCAGAACAATGTTTGGTGGATTAGGAAAAGCAGTTAAAAACACTTGTTTCAACTTCGTTTCTCAAGCTTCTTTAGAAAAAGGAATCCAAGAAGAATACGGATTAGACAAAACTTTATTACCAGTAGCTAACTGTCGTAATATCTCTAAGAAAGATATGATTCACAATGACGCAACACCAGAGATCATTGTAAATCCAGAAAACTACGAAGTAACAATTGACGGTAAAAAAATTACAAGTAAACCAATTGACGAAGTGTCTTTAGGACAACGTTACTTCTTATTTTAATAATACAATCAAGGTGTAAACCTTTTGCACCTTGATCTTTTAAACCTTTTTAAAGCATTAGCTGTTACTGCTAATAGCTAATGCTTCATCAAGGCAAGCAGAAAAGGAATATAAAAAAGTCTCTCATTTATCATGATTATAACAAAAGCATTGCGCAATGATATCACAGCCTTAGACAATTCGGAAGTCGATGTATTGTCTATTGAGTGGTTTCAAACTCAGAAGAGAATACAACGATTGCGAACAGCGTCAGGAAGGGAAGTGGCGATTAAGTTTATGGATAAAGGTCAAGAACTAAGACACGGAGATGTTTTAGTTGACGATGAAACAGGAATGGTTGTCGTTCGCGTTCTCCCTTGTGACTCAATCGTAGTGCAGTTTGATGATCTTTTAAATTTAGGTTTAGTAGCTTATGAAGTAGGAAACAAACATTTAGCTCTTTTTGTAAAGGAGAATAAGCTGCTAATGCCTTTTGAAAGACCGATTTATTTATGGCTACAACAACAAGGATATGCACCAAGTGTTCAATCTGAAGTATTATTACACAAGTTGAATGCTAATGTAGATCCTGGCCATAATAAACGCTTTTCTTTTCAAATGTCAAAAACTATAATGTCAATAAAATAATAATTACTATGCAGAGTCAGTTTTTAGGAAGATTATTACACTTATCAGATCCTACTTTACCCATAGGTGGTTACACTCACTCAAACGGGTTAGAAACTTATGTACAAGAAGGACTTGTAAATAGTAAGGTAACTGCAGAAGAATATGTTAGACATAACTTGTGGTATAACCTTAAATATAATGATGCCGCTATCATGAAATTAGCTTACGACGCTGCTTCAAAAGGGGATTTAGCTGAATTAATCAAGCTTGATCAAGAGTGTAACGCACTAAAAAGCCCAATGGAAGTACGCCAAGGAAGTCAAAAATTGGGAGTGAGGTTGTTTAAAATATTCTCGAGATATGTAGATGATCCATTGGTAGAACAATGGGGACAAATTATCAGAGAAAAGAAAGCTTATAGCCACTATTGTGTTCTATTCGGAATGTTTGCTTACTTAATGGAACTTCCTATTGTAGAGGCTATGCACGCTTATTATTACAATGCTGCAATTGGTATGGTAACCAATGCCGTAAAACTTGTGCCACTTGGTCAGTTAGACGGACAAGATATTCTATACTATTTGCACGATGATTTATGGACGTTGAGCCAAGAGTCCCTAAACCTTGACCGTAACTTAATTGGATTGTGTAATGTAGGTTTTGATATTCGTTGTATGCAACACGAAAACCTTTATTCTCGATTGTATTTATCATAATAAAACTCATAGAAAATGGAAACTAGAAAATATGTTAAAATTGGAGTAGGAGGACCAGTAGGTTCAGGTAAAACTGCTTTATTAGAAAGTTTAAGTCGTCGTTTATTGAATGAGTATGACTTAGCTGTAATCACAAACGATATTTATACAAAAGAAGATGCGAAGTTTATGGCAGAAAACAGTTTGTTGCCAGCAGACCGTATCATCGGAGTTGAAACAGGTGGATGTCCTCACACAGCAATTAGAGAAGACGCAAGTATGAACTTAGAAGCTGTTGATGAATTAGCACACCGTTTTCCAAACTTAGAGTTAATCTTAATCGAGAGTGGAGGAGATAACTTATCATCTACTTACAGTCCAGATTTAGCTGATATCACAATTTTCGTGCTTGACGTAGCAGAAGGAGAAAAAATGCCTCGTAAAGGAGGACCAGCTATTACACGATCAGACTTATTGTTGATCAATAAAATTGACTTAGCCCCTTATGTAGGAGCAAGATTAGAAGTAATGGAAGCAGACGCACGCTTAATGCGTAAAGGAGCTCCATTTGTATTCTCAAACTTAAAAACAGGAG contains these protein-coding regions:
- a CDS encoding ABC transporter substrate-binding protein, whose translation is MKNKQFLFFALVMISAVFTNACKSKVEEKEQVQETSVTALDCRDKEITLDAVAQRIVVLYDPLVDDIYMLGAQDKLVGIPQQVYQKEDTFSFLSKLDKRIANKEIATPSFGGGSSNIESIIGLQPDLVITFDKDIETVEQLEQLGIKVYTVSSKSQEVIYKELIGMATLLGKKERAEEIVTYIRAEVAKMQTAKFENPKTAYYAWSKGRVLSTSGKGTLMDLAINLSGAVNACPLEMEAPNVGAETLYKWNPDIIILWDSSQNDVYSLKELENLPAVKNKHVYEMYPTFYYDPHTVKFLLFAKQVRNWCYNEKSADELNVEIQEVLKELYKTNN
- a CDS encoding urease accessory protein UreE, translating into MIITKALRNDITALDNSEVDVLSIEWFQTQKRIQRLRTASGREVAIKFMDKGQELRHGDVLVDDETGMVVVRVLPCDSIVVQFDDLLNLGLVAYEVGNKHLALFVKENKLLMPFERPIYLWLQQQGYAPSVQSEVLLHKLNANVDPGHNKRFSFQMSKTIMSIK
- the ureA gene encoding urease subunit gamma yields the protein MHLVPRETEKLLLHLAGELAKKRKARGLKLNYPESIAFISSELLEAARDGRSVAELMQFGATLLTRDDVMEGIPEMIHDVQIEATFPDGTKLVTVHNPIR
- a CDS encoding TonB-dependent receptor, producing the protein MKQKSLFWKLSILLVFLPMISIAQVSETVFGVILNGKGKPIADVLVAAPQKALMTESNDKGEFRFGDKVELPVDIELTAIGYKTKVVTLKEGVYSADKGMSITLEDDKQQLDEVLVTIRRDNSYLTNSTVLGGKFSGKLKDLAQSVSVVSSELMEDKQAFQVTDVVQDLAGVTQASSYDEFVVRGFKSGYDNGMRLMNGLRSAYGFGESYYRSPMTINLESVEVLKGPGASLFGDISPGGTINMVTKKPLEEHKGLVTIAAGSFQTLRTTLDVGGPLDKEKRILYRLNAGYEDSKTFRDINNRKNFAVAPSFTFKPVDGTQIDVDLIFDQFNGYLDRGMSIKGKDLYALPQSFTLSQPSDFFKTKTTTLSGRLSQRIVDNLNLYVNYQKSIYQEDLNEHRTLNSFADEAQTIVNLRYFDRHGKEYTDNLVSYLKWDIYGKNFDNHIVFGVDYAQYKGDKNSWQREARTKEVDGKIVPLTFDTNNPVYQGADTSTYVWRSNSQYPFMSPYKSTGIYVQDQMSIGERFKMVLGLRHENYRSESTNLNDDYTATQNVWLPRVGMTYKINEQINYFASYSQGYVPVAANFVVNHKDYGSDTPFKAERSFQVETGAKAGFLNNQLQMDLSLFRIERQNMLIGTGRVSDAGLPVYRQSGKVVSQGVELDVRGQITKEFQVMANYTFNDTKVKDSEIPSEVGQSLPGAPRNSASVWMKYVFSDTALKGLGFGAGVYYVDQRRLSDSSEKNAQGEAVWGYLPSYTTANVALYYHINKFKVAVNVNNVFDKYYFLGGFDYTRVFAGAPRNVMVSLGYNF
- the ureC gene encoding urease subunit alpha, with amino-acid sequence MSLNVSRVNYSAIFGPTVGDKVRLGDTDIIIEVEKDFSSYGDEVKFGGGKTVRDGMLQSSNHMAEEGVLDMVITGVLIIDHWGIVKGDIGIKGGKIVGVGRAGNPDTMDGVTENMIIGASTEVHGGAGYIMTPGGIDTHIHYISPTQIETALFSGVTTMIGGGTGPADGTNATTVTPGKWNMKRMLQAVDGLPMNFGFFGKGNVGAEQPIIEQIEAGALGVKIHEDWGATPATIDRALSVADKYDVQVAIHTDTLNEAGFLEDTMQAINGRVIHTFHTEGAGGGHAPDIIKAAMYPNVLPASTNPTRPFTKNTIDEHLDMLMVCHHLSKNIPEDVAFADSRIRPETIAAEDILQDHGVFSIMSSDSQAMGRVGEVITRTWQTADKMKKQTGFLPEDESAENDNYRAKRYVAKYTINPAIAHGISNYIGSIEPGKIADMVLWKPALFGAKPEMIIKGGMIVASKMGDANASIPTPQPIIIRTMFGGLGKAVKNTCFNFVSQASLEKGIQEEYGLDKTLLPVANCRNISKKDMIHNDATPEIIVNPENYEVTIDGKKITSKPIDEVSLGQRYFLF
- a CDS encoding FecCD family ABC transporter permease, giving the protein MGNKLKVALLWVVPIVLVIGSLLLGSTENLSLSELLHYAGRMFARWQGQDIATSPIETILWKVRMPRIILTFLVGASLASAGGVLQAIFRNPIVDPFTLGISSGAAFGAALAMLFPFMSINLSAFAFGVCAVLMTYGVSYAGSRTSIVSMVLSGIIISGIFTALLTLLQYLSDPYKLQAIIQWTMGNLHTASWSKVNMAVYPIVIGLAVIVFLRWKLNLLSLGDNEALAVGVNPKVLKLVLIAVSTMITASSVAAVGVISLFGLIVPHISRMIFGPDNSICVWANISIGGAFLLVIDDFSRAIMPFEIPVGVFTMLIGAPIFIYLMKKSLMNWNG
- a CDS encoding GNAT family N-acetyltransferase — translated: MEKIQVSKVTQADAQEILQYVIEFRKGLFPMLDPAKVPGDLANFNEVYINNPKGVFLQARDEQGNLIGVIGMMEYDHRFPYLDYSQYTTVEVARLFVEPAYRRKKIAQLLVDELKKVAIDKGINMLYLHTHPFLTGAFEFWQKQGFRLIKDAEEGGFSTLHMEHPL
- the ureG gene encoding urease accessory protein UreG, which codes for METRKYVKIGVGGPVGSGKTALLESLSRRLLNEYDLAVITNDIYTKEDAKFMAENSLLPADRIIGVETGGCPHTAIREDASMNLEAVDELAHRFPNLELILIESGGDNLSSTYSPDLADITIFVLDVAEGEKMPRKGGPAITRSDLLLINKIDLAPYVGARLEVMEADARLMRKGAPFVFSNLKTGEGLDAIIGWIKKYALLEDVEEPNLKR
- a CDS encoding urease subunit beta; translation: MIPGEYFIREEDVVCNEGREITKIVVVNTGDRPIQVGSHYHFFEVNKMMEFDRAAAFGKRLNIIASTAVRFEPGEEKEVALVPYAGLRKIYGHNDLANGETISEEAKIAAVKKMEKNHFKNKKS
- a CDS encoding urease accessory protein UreF is translated as MQSQFLGRLLHLSDPTLPIGGYTHSNGLETYVQEGLVNSKVTAEEYVRHNLWYNLKYNDAAIMKLAYDAASKGDLAELIKLDQECNALKSPMEVRQGSQKLGVRLFKIFSRYVDDPLVEQWGQIIREKKAYSHYCVLFGMFAYLMELPIVEAMHAYYYNAAIGMVTNAVKLVPLGQLDGQDILYYLHDDLWTLSQESLNLDRNLIGLCNVGFDIRCMQHENLYSRLYLS
- a CDS encoding ABC transporter ATP-binding protein, which codes for MSSIISIKDLSFSYGKEQVLSKVNVQFAKGEFSIILGRNGSGKSTLFNVLAGLEQKYTGEIIIGDTERRKIKPGQQQGIRLGFLTQFHQTTFPFKVKDVILTGRASFSKFSPSVEDHQAVEDVLNQFDLSHLKDKAYTSLSGGERQLVLLCRVLVQKPDVLLLDEPTNHLDLHYQVAVLECVRALVDQGTTVLCVMHDPNMAFMYGDKFYLTENKRLLDVNTCEQEELHELLEKTYKLPLTYLQNNGRPLYVPSRKK